The Candidatus Nealsonbacteria bacterium CG07_land_8_20_14_0_80_39_13 genome contains the following window.
AAGCCCGAAAACATATTTCTGAATAGGAATTCTTGTTCCGGCTAAGCTCTGATTAATTTCAGCGAAAAGAGGAGGATTAGCGCCAAAAGACATAGACCTGTCTAAAACAGCTATCTTCTTAACCTTTTTCAGCGCCTCGGCAATTTCTTTGTAGGGAAATGGCCTGAAAAGATGAGGTTTCAAAAGCCCGACTTTTTCTCCCTTATCTCTTAATTTATCAACGACTTCCTTGGCCGTTCCGGCTGTGGAATTCATAACAACAATAGCTGTATTAGCGTCTTTCAAACGATATTCTTCAAAAAACTTATAATCCTTGCCGGTTATTTTCTTAAAATTCTTAGCCTCCTCCTTGAATATAGCCGGAACTCTTTCAATGGCTTTTTGCTGGCTCAATTTAAATTCAAAATGAGAATCCTGAACGGAAAACGGCCCGACTAAAATCGGTTTTTGAGGATTGAGGAAATCATAAGGAGCATTATATTCTCCGATAAAATCAGCTATGGCTTTATCGTCAAAGATAGCCACTTTCTCAAGCTGATGAGTGCTTATAAACCCGTCTGCCATAACCATAATAGGCAGAGAAATTTCTTTTCTGGAAGCGATTTTAAAAGCCAAAATCAAAAACTCATAAAACTCTTGAGCGTTCTCTGTATAAATCTGAATCCAGCCGGAATCGCGGACCATCATTGAATCAGAATGGTCGCAATGGATGCTTATCGGCGCTGACAAAGCCCGATTAGTTATGGCCATTAAAATCGGCAGGCGCAAACCGGAAGCGACGTAAACGATTTCCGACATCAAGGCTAATCCTTGAGAGTTGCTGGCTGTGGCTGTCTTGGCTCCGGCTACAGCTGAACCGACACAGGCGCTCATGGCTGAATGCTCTGACTCAACATTTATTGTTTCAGCGTTAACCCGGCCGTCAGCAACCATCTTACTGAATGTTTCAATAATCGGGCTTTGGGGAGTAATCGGATAAGAAGCCATGACCTCAATTCCAATCTGACGCAAGGCCTCGGCCGCCGCCTCCCCGCCAGACATCGGTTTTATTATATAATTTTTTGTTTTCTCTTTTTTCATAAATTACTTAATCACTTAATCACTTAATGACTTCTTTTATTTCTTATTCATGGTGATGGCTTTGGCCGGACATTCTTGAGCGCAAATTCCGCATCCCTTGCAGTATTCAAAATCAATTTCCATCTGTCCCTTATTCTCGTTGTATTTTATGGAATTTTCCGGACAAAAATTAACGCACTTAAAACACTTAGCGCATTTGTTGTTATCAATTGAGGGAGTCAAAACACGCCAAGAACCGGTCTTTAGCCGTTCGCTTGTTCCAGCCGGCAAAACCGGCTTTAATTCTTTAAATTTAGATTTTTTCATAACCGATTTTTAATGCTTTAATATTTTTCTCCAATA
Protein-coding sequences here:
- the porA gene encoding pyruvate ferredoxin oxidoreductase, yielding MKKEKTKNYIIKPMSGGEAAAEALRQIGIEVMASYPITPQSPIIETFSKMVADGRVNAETINVESEHSAMSACVGSAVAGAKTATASNSQGLALMSEIVYVASGLRLPILMAITNRALSAPISIHCDHSDSMMVRDSGWIQIYTENAQEFYEFLILAFKIASRKEISLPIMVMADGFISTHQLEKVAIFDDKAIADFIGEYNAPYDFLNPQKPILVGPFSVQDSHFEFKLSQQKAIERVPAIFKEEAKNFKKITGKDYKFFEEYRLKDANTAIVVMNSTAGTAKEVVDKLRDKGEKVGLLKPHLFRPFPYKEIAEALKKVKKIAVLDRSMSFGANPPLFAEINQSLAGTRIPIQKYVFGLGGRAIFERQIEQVFADLKKGKIDDKIKYIQ
- a CDS encoding pyruvate synthase, coding for MKKSKFKELKPVLPAGTSERLKTGSWRVLTPSIDNNKCAKCFKCVNFCPENSIKYNENKGQMEIDFEYCKGCGICAQECPAKAITMNKK